Proteins from one Bacteriovorax sp. BAL6_X genomic window:
- a CDS encoding cytochrome c, whose amino-acid sequence MRNLILLFTLFLAYSSCSSVNTESRQYYEDKSMRHGVVPVAESEDKTPVTRIYSAESVLRGRRIYMNKCSQCHGENGRGVDKVDLQELSKEIPNFNFYLQVSSYKQKMPGWKNVLTEKEIKDLENYIYSLAKK is encoded by the coding sequence GTGAGGAATTTGATATTACTTTTTACGCTATTTTTAGCTTACTCTTCATGCTCAAGTGTTAACACTGAATCACGTCAGTATTATGAAGACAAGAGCATGAGGCATGGAGTTGTTCCAGTGGCCGAGAGTGAAGATAAGACTCCTGTGACTCGAATTTATAGTGCCGAATCTGTACTTAGAGGAAGGCGCATATATATGAATAAGTGTTCTCAGTGTCACGGTGAAAATGGCAGGGGAGTTGATAAGGTTGATCTTCAAGAGTTGTCTAAAGAAATACCTAATTTTAATTTCTACTTACAGGTTTCTAGTTATAAACAGAAGATGCCTGGATGGAAGAATGTTTTAACTGAAAAAGAAATTAAAGACCTTGAGAATTATATTTATTCGCTTGCTAAGAAATAA